In a genomic window of Rhinopithecus roxellana isolate Shanxi Qingling chromosome 2, ASM756505v1, whole genome shotgun sequence:
- the CPLX1 gene encoding complexin-1, whose protein sequence is MEFVMKQALGGATKDMGKMLGGDEEKDPDAAKKEEERQEALRQAEEERKAKYAKMEAEREAMRQGIRDKYGIKKKEEREAEAQAAMEANSEGSLTRPKKAIPPGCGDEVEEEDESILDTVIKYLPGPLQDMLKK, encoded by the exons GGGCCACCAAGGACATGGGGAAGATGCTCGGGGGTGACGAGGAGAAGGACCCAGACGCCGCCAAGAAGGAGGAGGAGCGGCAGGAGGCGCTGCGCCAGGCGGAGGAGGAGCGCAAGGCCAAGTACGCCAAGATGGAGGCGGAGCGCGAGGCCATGCGCCAGGGCATCCGAGACAAG TACGGCATCAAGAAGAAGGAGGAGCGCGAGGCCGAGGCCCAGGCCGCCATGGAGGCCAACTCCGAGGGGAGCCTGACGCGGCCCAAGAAGGCCATCCCGCCGGGTTGCGGGGACGAGGTCGAGGAGGAGGACGAGAGCATCCTGGACACCGTCATCAAGTACCTGCCCGGGCCGCTGCAGGACATGCTCAAGAAGTAG